Proteins found in one Fibrobacter sp. UWT2 genomic segment:
- a CDS encoding FISUMP domain-containing protein — protein sequence MKTIKKLGLVSAVAFAMLAFSACDDSSSASSDETSTSSSSVETSDLDESSSSVDRKSSGNESTEKGKSSSSVKGSEPVEVSSSSVKETKNSSDSKSSSSVKTSDSSSSNKDKSSSSVSSSSSEISVSSSSSKDVMGGPCPKEGLKKKIGDEFAKCVDGVWVVYLPPSSSSVAHSSSSRGYEALPSPLRYNLSYGEYEDTRDGTKYATIEITNKYGPDSIPKITFTVFAQNLKYHEKITLGANEQDDDDKVEMYCYNDSVEYCNDWWGGLYQWAEMMALPYECNSKSCADLIDPDHDGFHQGICPNGWHLITKLEMLAVSYATGGSTYIEDRMSSLASEVSFSVSIGLNTSGMSFVAAGYRGYDYEKLINNVFVGKNNAASYDYPEEYPSREDRCRGGGISKYSSFDSACEKKWGASVRCVKNY from the coding sequence ATGAAAACGATAAAGAAACTCGGCTTGGTGAGCGCTGTAGCTTTTGCAATGCTTGCGTTCTCGGCTTGCGATGACTCTTCGTCGGCTAGTTCCGACGAAACCAGTACTTCCAGTTCATCGGTAGAAACTTCTGATTTGGATGAGTCGTCATCTTCTGTTGACAGGAAGTCGTCAGGAAATGAATCTACAGAAAAAGGCAAGTCTTCCAGTAGTGTCAAGGGCTCAGAGCCTGTCGAAGTATCAAGTAGTTCCGTGAAAGAAACAAAGAACTCATCTGACTCCAAGAGCTCAAGTTCTGTAAAGACTAGTGATTCTTCTAGTAGTAACAAGGATAAGTCCAGTTCGTCGGTTAGTTCGTCTTCGAGTGAAATTTCCGTATCTTCTTCTAGTTCTAAAGATGTAATGGGGGGACCTTGCCCAAAAGAAGGCTTAAAGAAAAAAATAGGAGATGAATTCGCCAAATGTGTAGATGGTGTGTGGGTCGTTTATCTTCCTCCCTCATCTAGTTCCGTCGCCCATAGCAGCAGTAGCCGAGGCTATGAAGCCTTGCCGAGTCCTTTACGTTATAACTTGAGTTATGGTGAATATGAAGACACTCGTGATGGAACGAAGTATGCGACCATTGAAATAACGAATAAGTACGGTCCGGACAGCATTCCTAAAATCACTTTTACAGTTTTTGCGCAGAACCTAAAATACCATGAAAAGATAACGCTTGGTGCAAATGAACAGGACGATGACGACAAGGTTGAAATGTATTGCTATAACGATAGCGTTGAATATTGCAACGACTGGTGGGGCGGACTCTACCAGTGGGCCGAAATGATGGCGCTGCCGTATGAGTGCAATAGCAAGAGCTGTGCCGACCTGATAGATCCCGACCATGATGGGTTCCACCAGGGAATTTGCCCGAACGGTTGGCACTTGATTACTAAGCTGGAAATGCTCGCCGTATCTTATGCGACAGGCGGAAGCACTTATATCGAGGACAGAATGAGTTCACTTGCTTCGGAAGTATCTTTTTCGGTAAGTATAGGTTTGAATACATCTGGAATGAGTTTTGTTGCTGCTGGGTATCGGGGATATGATTACGAAAAACTTATAAATAATGTTTTTGTAGGTAAGAATAATGCTGCTTCTTATGACTATCCAGAAGAGTATCCATCGCGTGAAGATAGATGCAGAGGGGGAGGAATTTCAAAATATTCATCATTTGATTCCGCTTGTGAAAAAAAATGGGGAGCGAGTGTTCGCTGTGTAAAGAACTACTAA
- a CDS encoding AAA family ATPase, whose protein sequence is MRVKRLRIENFRGIRNLDLSFGDSGIVVFVGGNGAGRTTVLVAMQYLFSWYVARLKSPNGKGVQLDECDITNGQPYCFIEIEVEEHDKTVRWSLFKKRASYRKPVDRLARRAELNRFVDSKMEVFADGKEHNLPLVNFYSVNRGVDAVPLQVRQKFQHGPLDAFDCNLNNSVNFHSFFQWFREREDMENELYRELGEMFIGELQLVTVRSAIRNLLPGYDKLRVKRDPLSFVVVRNGKTTNFSRLSDCKKAYIALVGDIARRIAMANPQSAYPLEMPAIVIIDEIELHLLPKWQVGLVERLKETFPQVQFFLTTQSKHIVTGLKKSKSDTLVALDREVEG, encoded by the coding sequence ATGAGAGTAAAACGACTAAGGATTGAAAACTTTAGAGGAATCCGAAATCTCGACCTTTCGTTCGGGGATTCTGGAATAGTCGTTTTTGTGGGTGGCAACGGTGCGGGCAGGACGACCGTGCTTGTCGCGATGCAGTATTTGTTCTCGTGGTATGTGGCCCGCCTGAAAAGCCCGAATGGCAAGGGAGTCCAGCTGGATGAATGCGACATCACCAATGGCCAGCCCTATTGCTTCATAGAAATTGAGGTCGAAGAACACGACAAGACTGTTCGCTGGTCGCTATTCAAGAAGCGAGCTTCTTACAGGAAACCCGTTGACAGGCTGGCCCGCAGGGCCGAACTGAACCGTTTCGTTGACTCCAAGATGGAAGTCTTTGCGGACGGCAAGGAACACAACTTGCCCCTGGTTAATTTCTACTCCGTCAACAGGGGTGTCGATGCCGTGCCCTTGCAAGTGCGCCAAAAGTTCCAACATGGCCCCCTGGATGCCTTTGACTGCAATCTGAACAACTCTGTCAATTTCCATTCGTTTTTCCAGTGGTTTCGAGAACGCGAGGATATGGAAAACGAACTCTACCGTGAACTGGGCGAGATGTTCATTGGTGAATTGCAGCTTGTTACCGTCCGTTCTGCAATCAGGAACCTTTTGCCGGGTTACGACAAGCTCCGCGTAAAGCGCGACCCGCTTTCGTTCGTTGTCGTGAGGAATGGCAAAACCACCAACTTTAGTCGGTTGTCGGATTGCAAAAAGGCTTATATCGCGCTGGTGGGCGACATTGCCCGCAGGATTGCAATGGCCAACCCGCAAAGCGCCTATCCGCTCGAAATGCCGGCCATTGTGATAATTGATGAAATCGAGTTGCACCTGCTCCCCAAATGGCAGGTGGGTTTGGTGGAACGACTCAAGGAAACATTCCCGCAAGTGCAGTTCTTTTTGACGACGCAATCGAAGCATATCGTGACCGGTCTTAAAAAATCGAAAAGTGATACCCTTGTTGCCCTGGATAGGGAAGTAGAAGGATAG